From Pusillibacter faecalis, one genomic window encodes:
- a CDS encoding Fur family transcriptional regulator produces the protein MPYVTKQYQAVLQCVQSRGADAFTAAELTEDLRHTGHPVGLATVYRQLEKLEAAGMVHKVPTEEGALYQCCPHPQPDHGCILLRCEACGRITHLECIQMEALCRHLETAHHFCMDPRRTILTGRCQHCAQEDAYGTP, from the coding sequence ATGCCCTATGTGACAAAGCAATACCAGGCGGTTCTCCAGTGCGTCCAGTCCCGGGGCGCTGATGCCTTCACCGCTGCGGAATTGACAGAGGACCTGCGGCACACGGGCCACCCGGTGGGCCTTGCCACGGTGTACCGTCAGCTGGAAAAGCTGGAGGCTGCCGGCATGGTTCACAAGGTCCCCACAGAGGAGGGTGCGCTGTACCAGTGCTGCCCCCACCCTCAGCCGGACCACGGCTGCATCTTGCTGCGATGTGAAGCCTGCGGCCGTATTACGCATTTAGAGTGCATCCAGATGGAAGCTCTCTGCCGCCACCTGGAGACAGCCCACCACTTTTGCATGGACCCCCGCCGGACCATTCTGACGGGGCGGTGCCAGCACTGCGCACAGGAGGATGCCTATGGAACCCCATGA
- a CDS encoding peptide chain release factor 3, translated as MSTLQEEISRRRTFAIISHPDAGKTTLTEKFLLYGGAIAQAGEVKGKRAKAATSDWMEIEKQRGISVTSSVMQFQHGGFCINILDTPGHQDFSEDTYRTLMAADSAVMVIDGAKGVEPQTRKLFKVCALRHIPIFTFINKMDRETRDPLELCEEVERELGIDTYAVNWPIGCGKEFQGVYDREKGRILFFEAEGRGRKASVTEVALEDPALEELIGASKAAALREEVELLGAGREFDLEAVRSGTLSPVFFGSALTNFGVEPFLEEFLRMTTAPLPRISDQGEVDVFSPDFSAFVFKIQANMNKAHRDRLAFMRICSGKFQRETEYFHVQSGKKLRLSQPQQMMAAEREIVEEAYAGDIIGVFDPGLFAIGDTITVPGKKFRYSGIPTFEPEHFMRVAPKDTMKRKQFIKGTEQIAQEGAIQIFKVPGAGLEEVIVGVVGTLQFDVFEYRMKNEYGVDLYMTGLPYDHLRLITACPCKPEDLVLCTGSAILEDFRSRLLVAFGGEWSVGFLTKHNPGLELADSLSV; from the coding sequence ATGTCTACCTTGCAAGAAGAAATTTCCCGGCGGCGGACCTTCGCCATCATCTCCCATCCCGACGCCGGCAAGACCACCCTGACGGAAAAATTTCTGCTCTACGGCGGAGCCATCGCCCAGGCCGGTGAGGTCAAGGGCAAGCGGGCCAAGGCCGCCACCTCCGACTGGATGGAAATTGAAAAACAGCGCGGCATCTCTGTCACCTCCTCCGTCATGCAGTTCCAGCATGGGGGCTTCTGCATCAACATTCTGGACACTCCCGGCCACCAGGACTTTTCCGAGGACACCTATCGCACCCTTATGGCGGCGGACAGCGCGGTGATGGTGATTGACGGTGCCAAGGGTGTGGAGCCCCAGACCCGCAAGCTCTTCAAGGTCTGCGCCCTGCGCCACATCCCCATCTTCACCTTCATCAACAAGATGGACCGGGAGACCCGGGACCCGCTGGAGCTGTGCGAGGAGGTGGAGAGGGAGCTGGGTATCGACACCTATGCCGTCAATTGGCCCATCGGCTGCGGCAAGGAGTTCCAGGGCGTCTATGACCGGGAAAAGGGCCGCATTCTTTTTTTTGAGGCGGAGGGCCGGGGCCGGAAGGCCTCTGTCACGGAGGTGGCACTGGAGGACCCGGCGCTGGAGGAGCTGATCGGTGCCAGCAAGGCTGCTGCCCTGCGGGAGGAGGTGGAGCTCCTGGGGGCCGGCCGGGAGTTTGACCTGGAGGCCGTTCGAAGCGGCACCCTCTCCCCGGTGTTCTTTGGCAGCGCCCTCACGAACTTCGGCGTGGAGCCCTTTTTGGAGGAATTCCTCCGGATGACCACCGCCCCCCTGCCCCGCATCAGCGATCAGGGGGAGGTAGACGTGTTCTCTCCGGACTTCTCCGCCTTTGTCTTTAAAATTCAGGCCAACATGAACAAGGCTCACCGGGACCGGCTGGCCTTCATGCGCATCTGTTCCGGCAAGTTTCAGCGGGAGACGGAGTACTTCCACGTCCAGAGCGGAAAAAAGCTGCGGCTGAGCCAACCTCAGCAGATGATGGCCGCAGAGCGGGAGATCGTGGAGGAGGCCTACGCCGGGGACATCATCGGCGTGTTCGACCCGGGCCTCTTCGCCATCGGGGACACCATCACCGTGCCGGGGAAGAAGTTCCGCTACTCCGGCATTCCTACCTTTGAGCCGGAGCACTTTATGCGGGTCGCTCCCAAGGACACCATGAAGCGCAAACAATTTATCAAGGGCACGGAACAAATCGCCCAGGAGGGCGCCATCCAGATCTTCAAGGTCCCCGGCGCCGGATTGGAGGAAGTGATTGTCGGTGTGGTGGGCACGCTGCAATTCGACGTCTTTGAGTACCGGATGAAGAATGAGTACGGTGTGGACCTCTATATGACGGGTCTGCCTTACGACCACCTGCGGCTCATCACCGCCTGCCCCTGCAAGCCGGAGGATCTGGTTTTATGTACCGGCTCCGCCATTTTGGAGGATTTCCGGAGCCGTCTGCTGGTGGCCTTTGGCGGCGAGTGGTCTGTGGGCTTTCTCACCAAACACAACCCAGGTCTGGAGCTGGCTGACTCGCTCTCTGTCTAA
- a CDS encoding DUF4153 domain-containing protein — translation MEPMKNALPPEGQAKPAQNLHKPYEAAPRDRFFLLFTAAFCVLLADTFLWYGPTAGMTAAVFVWYLLVFSFLGAAPLTVRSNRVLLLFNLFLALTLALSSSWMFRLWNGLALLVLLPVHALALSGAPQLPWWRPAMLWERFCLLLWGLFGNLGASFAAISAGRSQRSGRHTASLVLGLAGSVILVAILLPVLSSADALFAAATAHLRSLFQIRLSTALWKLMVGLVLTPFLFGFLYSLRHPVPPKRKDRAPSAEPLSFTLVLSALVLLYALFLAVQSAGLFGGPEYLARRNISYAQWARSGFFQMVGVTIVNLVVMMAGLTLSRREGRTWSLLRVLSALLVAESLVLLGSAAWRMTLYVTAYGLSFKRCLTYWGMAMMALFFLAALWKIRQPERAFCRVAFPLALAGWLVINCVPVDFLVAKNQVDRLEAGAASIDVEYLLYDLSYDTLTQLERLDGNLICYDRSTGGQRHLSALLSQRRKEARRECGDWHTWSLSACLAALSG, via the coding sequence ATGGAACCTATGAAAAACGCCCTCCCGCCGGAGGGCCAGGCGAAGCCTGCCCAAAATTTGCACAAGCCCTATGAAGCCGCCCCGCGCGATCGCTTCTTTCTATTATTCACCGCTGCGTTCTGTGTTCTTCTGGCGGACACTTTCCTCTGGTACGGCCCCACCGCCGGCATGACGGCTGCTGTCTTTGTCTGGTATCTTCTGGTGTTTTCCTTCCTGGGGGCCGCACCGCTGACCGTCCGCTCAAACCGCGTACTGCTGCTGTTCAATCTCTTTTTGGCTCTCACTCTGGCACTCAGCTCCAGCTGGATGTTCCGGCTGTGGAACGGTCTTGCGCTGCTGGTGCTGCTGCCAGTCCATGCCCTGGCCCTCTCCGGTGCGCCGCAGCTCCCCTGGTGGCGGCCGGCGATGCTGTGGGAACGTTTTTGTCTGCTGCTATGGGGGCTGTTCGGGAATCTGGGAGCATCCTTCGCTGCTATCTCCGCCGGAAGGTCCCAGCGGAGCGGGCGCCATACCGCCTCCTTGGTCCTGGGGCTGGCTGGCTCGGTGATTTTGGTGGCCATCCTGCTGCCGGTTCTCAGCTCCGCGGATGCGCTGTTTGCCGCAGCCACCGCCCATCTGCGGTCTCTGTTTCAGATCCGCCTCTCCACCGCCTTGTGGAAGCTGATGGTTGGCCTGGTATTGACTCCCTTTCTCTTTGGCTTCTTATACAGCCTCCGCCACCCTGTGCCGCCGAAAAGAAAGGACCGCGCCCCCTCTGCGGAGCCGCTGTCCTTCACCCTGGTCCTCTCGGCGCTGGTTCTGCTGTACGCGCTGTTCCTGGCGGTGCAGTCCGCCGGTCTCTTTGGCGGACCGGAATACTTGGCCCGACGGAACATCAGCTATGCCCAGTGGGCCCGCAGCGGCTTTTTCCAGATGGTGGGTGTGACAATCGTCAATCTGGTCGTTATGATGGCGGGGCTCACCCTTTCCCGGCGAGAGGGGCGGACCTGGAGCCTCCTGCGGGTCCTCTCGGCGCTTCTGGTCGCAGAGAGTCTGGTGCTACTTGGCTCCGCCGCCTGGCGGATGACCCTGTATGTTACCGCCTACGGCCTTTCCTTCAAACGCTGCTTAACCTACTGGGGCATGGCGATGATGGCGCTCTTTTTTCTGGCGGCACTGTGGAAAATCCGCCAACCAGAGCGCGCCTTCTGCCGCGTGGCCTTTCCGTTAGCCCTCGCGGGCTGGCTGGTGATCAACTGTGTCCCTGTGGATTTCCTGGTGGCAAAAAATCAGGTGGACCGCTTAGAGGCTGGGGCCGCCTCCATTGATGTGGAGTATCTGCTGTACGACCTCTCCTATGATACGCTCACGCAGCTGGAGCGGCTGGATGGCAATTTGATCTGCTACGACCGGAGCACCGGTGGCCAGCGACACCTGAGCGCCCTCCTCTCTCAGCGCAGGAAGGAGGCACGGAGGGAGTGCGGCGACTGGCACACCTGGTCCCTCTCTGCCTGCCTCGCCGCGCTCTCTGGCTAG
- a CDS encoding metal ABC transporter ATP-binding protein: protein MEPHELIVCRDVSLGYEGQTVLSHLNLTIRDGDYLCIVGDNGSGKSTLLRGLLGLLAPQSGEILRAPELERGAVGYLPQQTRAQRDFPATVLEVALSGCLNQKGSRFFYTRAQKSQALMNLGKLGVLEWKDKSYRELSGGQQQRVLLARALCAAGRLLILDEPITGLDPAAAQDLYKTLSYLNTKEGMAIVMVTHDLGPALRSARSVLHIGQRGTFLGPVADYLASPQGRRFREVGP from the coding sequence ATGGAACCCCATGAACTGATTGTCTGCCGGGACGTCTCCCTGGGCTATGAGGGGCAGACTGTGCTCTCCCATCTGAACCTCACCATCCGGGACGGTGATTACCTCTGCATTGTGGGCGATAACGGCTCTGGAAAGTCCACCCTGCTGCGGGGGCTTTTGGGGCTGCTTGCACCCCAGTCCGGGGAAATTCTGCGGGCACCGGAGCTGGAGCGAGGAGCCGTGGGCTATCTTCCCCAGCAGACCCGGGCCCAGCGGGACTTTCCCGCCACCGTGCTGGAGGTGGCTCTCTCAGGGTGCCTCAACCAGAAGGGCTCCCGCTTTTTCTATACCCGCGCCCAGAAGTCTCAGGCCCTGATGAACCTGGGAAAGCTAGGTGTTCTTGAGTGGAAGGACAAGAGCTACCGGGAGCTCTCCGGCGGGCAGCAGCAGCGGGTATTGCTGGCCCGGGCACTGTGCGCCGCCGGGCGGCTGCTGATCCTGGACGAGCCCATCACGGGCCTGGACCCAGCCGCCGCCCAGGACCTCTACAAAACCCTTTCCTATCTCAACACCAAGGAGGGCATGGCCATTGTCATGGTGACACACGATCTGGGACCAGCCCTGCGCAGCGCCCGGTCGGTGCTTCACATCGGTCAGCGGGGGACATTCCTAGGCCCAGTGGCTGACTATCTCGCCTCCCCTCAGGGGCGACGCTTCCGGGAGGTGGGCCCATGA
- a CDS encoding helix-turn-helix transcriptional regulator: MKDRLLGDTIRAARMEKGYTQEKLSELLDITLVHLANIEGGRRNPSVPLLFQMMALLDFSVDALVFPDRAENRVLHTNGLTEQQIEALSRLIDTMKTKPAV, from the coding sequence ATGAAAGATCGACTGCTGGGAGACACCATTCGTGCCGCACGAATGGAAAAAGGGTATACACAGGAAAAGCTTTCAGAACTCTTGGATATTACTCTGGTGCATCTTGCCAATATAGAGGGCGGCCGCCGCAATCCATCTGTCCCCCTCCTTTTTCAGATGATGGCACTGCTGGACTTCTCCGTGGATGCACTGGTATTTCCGGACCGGGCAGAGAACCGGGTTTTGCATACCAACGGGCTGACAGAACAGCAGATTGAGGCCCTCTCCCGGCTGATCGATACCATGAAAACAAAACCAGCGGTTTGA
- a CDS encoding GNAT family N-acetyltransferase: MDHPVMKLRDHPALAEQAASWFHSKWGVPREAYLQSIQACLRGGAPIPQWYVLLEGDRIIAGAGVIEHDFHLRKDLSPNVCALYVEEPWRNRGLAGRLLNLICEDVAALGVETLYLVTEHTAFYERYGWEFFCLAQEENSPSWLRLYRRTTASPLQ; this comes from the coding sequence ATGGATCACCCGGTCATGAAACTGCGGGACCACCCCGCTCTGGCGGAGCAGGCCGCGAGCTGGTTTCACAGCAAGTGGGGCGTCCCCCGGGAGGCCTATTTGCAAAGCATCCAGGCCTGTCTCCGGGGCGGCGCCCCGATTCCCCAATGGTATGTACTGCTAGAGGGAGACCGGATCATCGCTGGTGCCGGGGTGATTGAACATGATTTCCACCTCCGAAAGGACCTCTCCCCCAATGTCTGCGCCCTTTATGTAGAGGAGCCCTGGCGGAACCGGGGGCTGGCTGGCAGACTTTTGAACCTCATCTGCGAGGATGTTGCCGCGCTTGGCGTGGAGACGCTCTATCTCGTCACAGAGCACACCGCGTTCTATGAGCGCTATGGCTGGGAATTTTTCTGTCTCGCACAGGAGGAGAATTCCCCGTCCTGGCTGCGTCTCTATCGCCGCACCACCGCTTCCCCCTTGCAATGA
- a CDS encoding GDSL-type esterase/lipase family protein, protein MVGKRVKKKPKTGWKLLGTLLAACGTLLLMMGGPQGVAVDSPQEAPMEFVEHSAAAEKPDEAPQERPAGQPKAEQEPSVIEALPPAGDASIAAEREPVEDTYFDDAVFLGDSRTEGFHLYSGLKTGTYLYATGATVESVFSKSVSTPLGRMPLLDALEKTACGKIYVMLGVNELGWNGTDTFRNQSAKLIERLQADHPETQIVLQSILPISARQEEKGTYVNNERIAVYNQVLQELAETYGVTYLNVAEAVADEDGFLRADWNFDGVHLNQEGCQAWLAYLRTHPVEEMAESIS, encoded by the coding sequence GTGGTTGGGAAGCGAGTCAAGAAAAAACCGAAAACAGGATGGAAGCTGCTGGGCACACTGCTGGCTGCCTGCGGGACGTTGCTGCTGATGATGGGCGGCCCGCAGGGTGTGGCGGTTGATTCACCGCAAGAGGCACCTATGGAGTTCGTTGAGCATTCTGCCGCCGCAGAGAAGCCGGACGAGGCACCGCAGGAGCGGCCCGCCGGCCAACCAAAGGCTGAACAGGAGCCCTCGGTGATTGAGGCCCTTCCTCCGGCTGGGGATGCTTCCATAGCGGCGGAGCGTGAGCCGGTGGAAGATACTTATTTCGATGACGCGGTATTTCTGGGGGATTCCCGTACAGAGGGCTTTCACCTATACAGCGGCCTCAAGACCGGCACATACCTCTACGCCACCGGCGCTACAGTGGAGTCGGTATTCAGCAAGTCGGTATCCACGCCTTTGGGACGGATGCCGTTGCTGGACGCATTGGAAAAAACCGCATGCGGCAAGATCTATGTGATGCTGGGCGTCAATGAGCTGGGCTGGAACGGGACCGATACCTTCCGCAATCAGAGTGCAAAGCTGATAGAACGGCTGCAGGCCGATCATCCGGAGACGCAGATCGTTCTCCAGTCCATTCTGCCGATCAGCGCCCGGCAAGAAGAAAAAGGCACCTATGTAAACAATGAGCGGATTGCAGTGTATAACCAAGTGCTGCAGGAGTTGGCAGAGACCTATGGTGTGACTTATCTCAATGTGGCAGAGGCAGTTGCGGATGAGGACGGTTTTTTGCGGGCAGACTGGAATTTTGACGGTGTACACCTGAATCAGGAGGGGTGCCAGGCATGGCTTGCATACCTGCGGACCCATCCGGTGGAGGAAATGGCGGAGTCCATTTCATAG
- a CDS encoding helix-turn-helix domain-containing protein, translating to MIVVNLDVMMARRKMTLSQLSEKVDITLANLSILKNNKAKAVRFSTLEAICAALDCQPGDILEFVPEAEEP from the coding sequence ATGATTGTCGTCAACTTGGATGTCATGATGGCGCGCCGCAAAATGACCCTCTCTCAGCTCTCAGAGAAGGTGGATATTACTCTGGCCAATCTCTCCATCCTGAAAAATAACAAGGCCAAGGCTGTCCGTTTCTCCACCCTGGAAGCCATCTGCGCGGCCCTGGACTGTCAGCCGGGGGATATTCTGGAATTTGTTCCGGAGGCCGAGGAGCCATGA
- a CDS encoding nucleotidyltransferase family protein, whose product MSASLVIMAAGLGSRYGGSKQVDGIGPHGEILMEYAVYDALQAGFNKVVFIIKPEMEAMMEQLCVAKLRRQTAENGRAVQVAYAFQDFSSLPQFYTLPPERVKPFGTVHALLCAEDVVQEPFCVINADDYYGGGAYRTMYKALDRLPATGKAVMVGYHLKNTASLYGTVSRGVCEAAEGTLRSIRETKQIQLYADGSLRDLATGQALAPDTLVSMNFWGFSPSIFHAARTYFKAFLHSPAGADLKAECLLPVMVGDLLGRGALEVNVLPSYDRWFGMTYRQDRETVAEELRQLHAQGVYPGKLWN is encoded by the coding sequence ATGAGTGCTTCATTGGTGATCATGGCAGCGGGGCTGGGGTCTCGCTACGGCGGGAGCAAGCAGGTGGACGGTATTGGCCCCCATGGGGAAATCCTGATGGAGTATGCCGTTTACGACGCTTTGCAGGCAGGGTTCAACAAGGTGGTTTTTATCATCAAGCCGGAGATGGAGGCGATGATGGAGCAGCTATGCGTCGCCAAGCTGCGGCGCCAGACGGCGGAGAATGGCAGGGCTGTACAGGTGGCGTATGCCTTTCAGGATTTTTCCTCACTTCCACAATTTTACACATTGCCTCCGGAGCGGGTGAAGCCCTTTGGAACCGTACATGCGCTGCTGTGCGCGGAAGATGTGGTGCAAGAGCCTTTTTGTGTCATCAATGCGGATGATTACTACGGCGGCGGCGCCTACCGGACCATGTATAAGGCTCTGGACCGCCTGCCGGCGACTGGCAAGGCGGTGATGGTAGGATATCACCTGAAAAATACCGCTAGCCTTTATGGAACGGTCTCCCGCGGTGTATGTGAGGCAGCGGAGGGAACCCTTCGCTCCATCCGGGAGACGAAGCAAATACAGCTGTATGCAGACGGAAGCCTGCGGGACCTGGCCACAGGCCAGGCGCTGGCGCCGGACACGCTGGTATCCATGAATTTCTGGGGTTTTTCCCCCTCTATTTTTCACGCGGCCAGGACATACTTTAAAGCATTCCTTCACAGTCCGGCCGGTGCGGATTTGAAGGCTGAGTGTCTGCTGCCGGTGATGGTGGGGGATCTTCTGGGGCGGGGAGCGCTGGAGGTGAATGTGCTGCCATCCTATGACCGGTGGTTTGGCATGACGTACCGCCAGGACCGGGAGACCGTGGCGGAGGAGCTGCGGCAGCTGCACGCGCAGGGAGTTTATCCGGGGAAGCTTTGGAACTGA
- a CDS encoding DUF2975 domain-containing protein: MKAMSIQKIARVLHALVLIALICNLVILYLVPVAVVSMEASGSHGLLAGVAEYLGDIFHPGEDDIIAAGAAASFLAWFWFWQDTASLSLTLFLVVSGICTAVILWQGRRVLQTILRGEPFSMENAHSLRRAAICSFTIALAALARVAFNLWFFRSLAPLFTYNALFVPIFAMAGLLCLVMSALFRQAAEMKAENDLTI; this comes from the coding sequence ATGTCCATTCAAAAAATTGCCCGGGTTCTGCACGCACTGGTGCTGATTGCACTGATCTGCAACCTTGTGATCTTATATCTGGTCCCGGTGGCTGTGGTATCTATGGAGGCATCTGGGAGCCACGGCCTTCTGGCCGGGGTGGCGGAATATCTGGGCGATATTTTTCACCCAGGCGAGGACGATATTATAGCGGCCGGTGCCGCCGCCAGTTTTCTAGCCTGGTTCTGGTTCTGGCAGGATACTGCCAGCCTGTCGCTGACGCTGTTTCTGGTGGTCTCCGGCATCTGCACCGCTGTGATCCTCTGGCAGGGGCGGCGGGTCTTACAGACAATTCTCCGGGGCGAACCCTTTTCTATGGAAAATGCCCACAGTCTGCGGCGAGCCGCCATCTGTTCCTTCACCATTGCCCTGGCAGCACTGGCGCGGGTCGCGTTCAATCTGTGGTTCTTCCGCTCCCTGGCCCCACTTTTCACTTACAACGCCCTCTTCGTCCCGATCTTTGCCATGGCAGGGCTCCTCTGCCTGGTGATGTCCGCCCTCTTCCGCCAGGCTGCGGAGATGAAGGCGGAAAACGACCTGACCATTTGA
- a CDS encoding DUF1700 domain-containing protein: MKNKESFLKELQNGLAVLAESEQQDILAEYAQHIDMRIAGGLTEEEAIQDFGDIHQLTAEILAAYHVNPAYSRAPGKLLDPRPALSRAWSHTGNFFRRLGHGLAVFFSRAGRAIAAFPHRLAARFRILFRRPNVMQQESEECIVQITEESRPLSSRKQRAGTAFGGFFHSAGNGIVRLCRFLAWLLWNFALALCALPFLGAGLAALLLFGVLMVWLVQGLPLTGAVLGCVGITAFCAGVLGLGSGLIWHRHRPASAQADTVPPQVLSTMREELEKEENPDEK, encoded by the coding sequence ATGAAAAATAAGGAGTCGTTTTTGAAGGAGCTGCAAAACGGCCTGGCGGTTCTGGCAGAGTCCGAGCAGCAGGACATTCTGGCAGAGTATGCCCAGCATATTGACATGCGGATCGCTGGGGGACTCACCGAGGAGGAGGCCATCCAGGACTTTGGCGACATCCATCAGTTGACAGCAGAGATTTTGGCGGCCTATCATGTAAATCCAGCCTACAGCAGGGCACCCGGAAAGCTTCTGGACCCGCGTCCCGCTCTCAGCCGCGCCTGGTCTCACACCGGAAATTTTTTTCGGAGGCTGGGACACGGACTTGCCGTATTCTTCTCCAGGGCGGGCCGGGCGATTGCCGCTTTTCCCCACCGCCTTGCAGCGCGGTTCCGCATCCTCTTCCGGAGGCCAAACGTCATGCAACAAGAAAGTGAGGAATGTATTGTGCAGATCACCGAAGAATCCCGCCCCTTATCTAGCAGGAAGCAGCGAGCCGGTACGGCTTTCGGCGGGTTTTTCCACAGTGCCGGAAACGGTATCGTCCGCCTGTGCCGTTTTTTGGCCTGGCTGCTGTGGAACTTCGCACTGGCACTGTGCGCGCTCCCCTTTTTGGGCGCGGGCCTTGCCGCATTGCTTTTATTCGGCGTGCTGATGGTCTGGCTGGTCCAGGGGCTTCCACTGACCGGCGCAGTGCTGGGGTGTGTGGGAATCACTGCCTTTTGCGCTGGAGTTCTGGGCCTTGGCAGCGGTCTGATCTGGCACCGGCACAGACCTGCCTCAGCACAGGCAGACACCGTCCCGCCCCAGGTGCTGTCTACCATGCGGGAGGAATTGGAGAAGGAGGAGAACCCCGATGAGAAATAA
- a CDS encoding PadR family transcriptional regulator: MNAQFKKGVLELIVLESVRKRDMYGYELVAEVSKVVDVNEGTIYPLLKRLTNEHYFETYLRESTEGPSRKYYHLTAAGILYRDALETEWDLFQQQVNRFLKEQRA; the protein is encoded by the coding sequence ATGAATGCGCAGTTCAAAAAAGGCGTTCTGGAACTGATTGTCCTGGAATCCGTGCGCAAGCGGGATATGTACGGCTATGAACTGGTGGCTGAGGTCTCCAAGGTGGTGGACGTGAATGAGGGTACCATCTACCCCCTCCTCAAGCGTCTGACCAATGAGCACTATTTTGAGACCTATCTCCGGGAGTCCACCGAAGGCCCGTCCCGCAAATACTACCATCTGACAGCTGCGGGGATTTTATACCGGGACGCTCTGGAGACAGAGTGGGACCTGTTTCAACAGCAGGTCAATCGTTTTCTAAAGGAGCAGAGAGCATGA
- a CDS encoding metal ABC transporter permease, translating into MNLLEMFSWPFMQRALIAGVLVSLCAALLGVSLVLKRYSMIGDGLSHVSFGALAIAVALGVTPLYFSIPVVILAAFFLLRAADNPHRNNDAAIAAMSAASLAIGILVISRTSGMTTDVDSYMFGSVLAMSWGDVALSAALCAAVLALFVLFYHRIFAITFDENFSRATGLRVGRYNTLLAILTALTIVLGMRMMGAMLISSLIIFPALTAMRLFRSFRGVILSAAVTSVVCFCAGLTISFVYSTPVGATVVAANLALFLAACVLRLLRR; encoded by the coding sequence ATGAATCTTTTGGAGATGTTCTCTTGGCCCTTCATGCAGCGGGCGCTGATTGCCGGTGTTCTGGTGAGTCTGTGCGCCGCGCTGCTGGGCGTATCCCTAGTTCTCAAACGGTACTCCATGATCGGAGACGGTCTCTCCCACGTGTCCTTCGGCGCGCTGGCAATTGCCGTGGCCTTAGGAGTGACACCGCTGTACTTCTCCATCCCCGTGGTGATCCTCGCGGCCTTTTTTCTGCTGCGGGCCGCGGACAACCCCCATCGCAACAACGACGCCGCCATCGCCGCCATGAGCGCTGCCTCCCTTGCCATCGGCATCCTGGTGATCTCCCGGACCTCCGGCATGACGACGGATGTGGATAGCTATATGTTCGGCAGCGTCCTGGCTATGAGCTGGGGAGACGTGGCGCTCTCGGCGGCGCTGTGCGCGGCGGTGCTGGCGCTGTTTGTCCTCTTCTATCACCGGATTTTCGCCATCACCTTTGATGAGAATTTCTCCCGGGCCACCGGGCTGCGGGTGGGTCGCTACAATACGCTGCTGGCGATTTTGACAGCTCTCACCATTGTGCTGGGCATGCGGATGATGGGCGCGATGCTGATCTCGTCCCTCATCATCTTTCCAGCCCTGACCGCCATGCGGCTCTTCCGCAGTTTTCGGGGCGTGATTCTCTCCGCCGCTGTCACGTCCGTGGTGTGCTTCTGCGCAGGTCTCACCATCTCCTTCGTCTACTCCACTCCTGTGGGCGCCACGGTGGTGGCGGCGAATTTGGCGCTGTTTCTCGCGGCCTGTGTCCTCCGCCTGCTGCGGCGCTGA